A section of the Oncorhynchus gorbuscha isolate QuinsamMale2020 ecotype Even-year linkage group LG04, OgorEven_v1.0, whole genome shotgun sequence genome encodes:
- the rgmb gene encoding RGM domain family member B — protein sequence MGRAGCCYRGAERLASSPSLRPLLLLIVALYYGAHRGHCQVATPQCRIQKCTTDFVSLTSHLTPALEGFDVEFCKALRSYSACTQRTAKSCRGNLVFHSAVLGISDLMTQRNCSRDGPTSSTHPEIQSEPCNYHSRTQHTHPHPHSHTHTPTRPGYLFCGLFGDPHLRTFKDSFQTCKVEGAWPLIDNDFLSVQVTNVPVVTGSSATATNKITIIFKPFEECTDQRVYQAVTDDLPAAFVDGTVSSGAPNHNVNGNNGDSTGKVRALWISERSPGHHVELHAGYIGVTVIVRQLGRYLTLAVRIPEEMAHAYDATQDLQLCLNGCPTSERIDRGGHLPLPLPLPPPALGLHLQQPHGQGKGQPSHMAPYSAPQRFSVEGARARCREQLELQDIYFHSCVFDLMTTGDANFTAAAFSALTDMESLHPHRERWRIFPQSSADTSQPITWLLLLTLFALRSALV from the exons ATGGGGAGAGCCGGATGTTGTTACCGCGGGGCTGAGCGCCTCGCATCCTCGCCTTCCCTGCGACCGCTGCTGCTGCTGATCGTCGCTCTCTATTACGGGGCGCACAGAG gTCATTGCCAGGTGGCCACCCCTCAGTGTCGTATCCAGAAGTGCACCACAGACTTTGTGTCCCTGACGTCTCACCTGACCCCAGCGCTGGAGGGCTTTGACGTAGAGTTCTGTAAGGCTCTGAGGTCCTACAGCGCCTGCACCCAGAGGACAGCCAAATCCTGCAGGGGCAACCTGGTCTTCCACTCTGCCGTCCTGGGCATCTCAGACCTCATGACCCAGAGAAACTGCTCCCGTGACGGGCCCACCTCCTCCACACACCCCGAGATACAATCAGAGCCCTGCAACTACCACAGCCGCACCCAGCACACTCACCCACACCCTCACTCTCACACGCACACTCCCACGCGGCCGGGTTACCTGTTCTGCGGGCTGTTTGGGGATCCCCATCTGCGGACGTTTAAGGACAGCTTCCAGACCTGCAAGGTGGAAGGGGCGTGGCCGCTGATTGATAACGACTTCTTGTCTGTGCAGGTGACCAACGTTCCTGTGGTAACGGGATCCAGCGCCACAGCGACCAATAAG ATCACCATCATATTCAAGCCCTTTGAGGAGTGTACAGACCAGCGTGTTTACCAGGCAGTAACAGATGACCTGCCCGCTGCCTTCGTAGACGGTACCGTGAGCAGTGGGGCCCCCAACCACAACGTTAACGGGAATAACGGTGACTCTACCGGTAAGGTACGGGCGCTGTGGATCTCGGAGCGTAGCCCCGGTCACCACGTGGAGCTGCACGCCGGCTACATCGGCGTGACGGTTATCGTACGGCAGCTGGGGCGCTACCTGACCCTGGCGGTGCGCATCCCGGAGGAGATGGCCCATGCCTACGACGCTACGCAGGACCTGCAGCTCTGCCTCAACGGATGTCCCACCTCGGAACGCATCGACCGGGGAGGTCACCTGCCactgcctctccctctaccccctccagccCTGGGCTTACATCTCCAGCAGCCACACGGCCAGGGCAAGGGCCAGCCCTCCCACATGGCTCCCTACAGCGCCCCCCAGAGGTTCAGTGTGGAGGGTGCACGGGCACGCTGCAGGGAGCAGCTGGAGTTACAGGATATTTATTTCCACTCATGTGTGTTTGACCTCATGACCACCGGGGACGCTAACTTCACGGCAGCAGCGTTCAGTGCTCTGACTGACATGGAGAGTCTCCACCCCCACCGGGAACGCTGGAGGATCTTCCCGCAAAGCTCCGCCGACACCTCCCAGCCTATCACATGGCTCCTACTGCTCACTCTCTTTGCGCTCCGCTCTGCACTGGTatag